AATAAGCGGAATAGAAAAAAGACCAAACGTGGCCGCAAGCCCATGTTTGATCTTGAGATTTTCAAGGAACGTTTCCGTACCATAGAGCGAGTTTTCGCATGGGAAGACAAGTTCAAGAGATTGCTCCTAAGGTTCGAGAGAATTAGTGATCACCACTACGGTATGAAATACTTAGCCTTTGCTCTCATTAACTTGCGGCACTTTTGTAGCGGTTAATACAGGCAAATTAGCTCCTAAACCACTGCCAGTTTTTTTAACACCAAATTTTGGTGATGCACCTGCATGCTTGAAAATGAGGGTTTTTCTTGCAAAATCAGGAAAGCTGAGCTTTTTCTTGCGACAATGCGATATTTCGATACAGCTGCCAAAATTTTTCGGTCAATTTTTTGGCAAACTAGCAATGAGTTGCTTGTGTTAAAACCACACTTTTGAAAAGCATCTGATTCAATGATCAAGAACAAAGAACGATATACCCGTGCTGAATCAAAATGTTGAGTTTTATGGTGGCTGCCAGCTTGCAGTTTACTTGGGTAAGTGAGCACTTCGAGCGCAGCAGAAAACCAACAGTTTGATTTAGCTTCAGTATACCAGTGTGTCATCTCTTTGCAATACGCACAAGTCAAGGCCCTTTCGGTAATTCGTTGAACCGCATTTTTCCAAGCAAAAACTTAGCAAGATTTTCAACATGTTCTGGAGTTTTATTCTTAAATGTCAGCAGTCCTAATTTATCAGCTGCGAGTAAAGACTGGGATACTGTACCAATCTCAACATCAACTTTTATTCCCCCAGAAGGCAGTAATGGGAATTCTTGAAAACTTTTCTTCTCGATTGCTTTCCGCTGCATATCATTCACCTTACCAAGAAGGTACAAAGTCAGGCCGTCTAAGTATTGCTCGCTTAGAGAAGGGTGAACATCCTGCACGTATATCAATCCTTTTTCTTTTAGTTGCGCAATTTTATTGCGCACGGATGCTGCTTGTACTGTAATTTTTTCCACTTTTTTTTCAATGCCAGCAGGAGTTGCGGGAAAAGGACGCTCAGATTTTGTTGCTGCCCCCGGTACAGCTCCAAGCTCCATTTTTAGGCTCTCTGGCATGTTTTCTAGAAATTTGTCCTTTAGTTTTGGCAACATGAATGATGAATAGTTTTCCCATTCTTGTTTGAGAACCTGGTTACGTTGACCCTCAGGTAGAGTGAGGGCATAGTACAATGCAATGGCAGAAAAATAGCTTGAAGCTTTGGGGATAAGTCGTCTATGCTGTGCTATGCCTTCTGGATTAACTTTTTTAAGTTCTTGATGTGCTTCATAAATTCTTTTGAAAGCCACTTTAGGGTAAGCACGAATTGTTTTTCCATCATCCTCATATAAGGGATAGTCAATTAATTGATCGATAGGGAGTTCTTCTAATAAAATATTAATTTGCAATGCCGTTGCATCCGACTGTTTCAAATACACATACATTTCCTCTGCAAATACATCGTAGCGTGCATTGGTCAGAATGCCCTTAATTTCATTAGAAAATTTAACGGGTCTAATTGTATTTGGTAATTGCTGCCCTTTACTTAAAATTTCTTTCCCTTTTTTAATTGCTGCATATATGTCAACCATACCCCGACCATAAATAGCCTCCGGTGGCAAACGTTTAATGCTTGCTTTAGACAAATTTGTTGAGCGGCGCAACTTTTCCACCATTGCTACTGAAATTGTTTTAATGGGTTTGGCGGTATCTAATAGCAAAACAGCAAGCTGTTGGCCAGTTGGTTCGGGTAATTTATTTTCCTTAGCTGCAACTCTGAGGGCCTGAACCATCAGCGCTAAAGCTCCAGACACTGTTGGAGCAGCAACGGACGTTCCAACAATACGCCTAAATGTTCCTGATTTTATCTTTGTTGTGCTACTTTCTGCCACGCGCGCAGCAAGTCCTGAAGTAGGCACAACAACTGTATTGGCAGCCACAATTCCAGCTATATTACTATATTCTGTAAGATCGTTTGCTCCTCTGGCAGAGGCAGATCCTACAAAAACTACTGCGCCATTACCTTCTTGTCCTTGATTTATCAGAGCAACCCTTTTTGCAAATTTCTTAGTTGTAGGAGTTGAACCGTACAGTAAATTTTAATTTTCATTACCTAGGGATCTTACGTAAATGACCCCATGCAGTAGTAGTTTACTCTCCCACCAACCAGGGAAATAATCATCTTCAAACTGATCTTTTAACCAAGTTCCAAAAGATTGATTAATGATTTTGGGAGCTTGTATATTCCAAGGATCCTTCAAGATGTGATTAAAAAGAACGGCTTGTGGAGCAATAGTCTTTATAAACTCAGTAACAACGTCACCATGTTGAAATTCTTGCTCTTGTGCAGTTTTAAATCTTACTGGTTCTTGCACTACGACATTTACATCTGCGCCGTTAATAGTAAATTGCTCTCTAGCCTTAGTAACACCAATTTTATCTCGTACTTGACGATCAATTGATGCTTTAAGGATAACGGAAGAACTTAACGAGAAAGATAATAAAAAAATTATCAATAAAAATATCAGTGATGACAATTTGTTAAAAAAATAGCCTGCATTAATCAACATAATAAGCTCCTTAAATTAATCATATATATTAATAATAGTATTTTTTTGTTAAGATTTGGTTAACAACTCATTGCTAATTTATTTTTTCCCCGAATTTATCTGAAACTCTTTATGTGATTGCGATTTAGCAGTACCCTTGATTTGGCCCAGTGTTAGGGTTGCTCAAACGAGCCGCCATCTCAAATTTCAGAGGGGAAATTTCCATCTTTATTTAGTGTTG
This is a stretch of genomic DNA from Pseudomonadota bacterium. It encodes these proteins:
- a CDS encoding S8 family serine peptidase; its protein translation is MYGSTPTTKKFAKRVALINQGQEGNGAVVFVGSASARGANDLTEYSNIAGIVAANTVVVPTSGLAARVAESSTTKIKSGTFRRIVGTSVAAPTVSGALALMVQALRVAAKENKLPEPTGQQLAVLLLDTAKPIKTISVAMVEKLRRSTNLSKASIKRLPPEAIYGRGMVDIYAAIKKGKEILSKGQQLPNTIRPVKFSNEIKGILTNARYDVFAEEMYVYLKQSDATALQINILLEELPIDQLIDYPLYEDDGKTIRAYPKVAFKRIYEAHQELKKVNPEGIAQHRRLIPKASSYFSAIALYYALTLPEGQRNQVLKQEWENYSSFMLPKLKDKFLENMPESLKMELGAVPGAATKSERPFPATPAGIEKKVEKITVQAASVRNKIAQLKEKGLIYVQDVHPSLSEQYLDGLTLYLLGKVNDMQRKAIEKKSFQEFPLLPSGGIKVDVEIGTVSQSLLAADKLGLLTFKNKTPEHVENLAKFLLGKMRFNELPKGP